In Sulfuritortus calidifontis, the sequence GGGTCGCCACCGGTCCCGTGCTGTTCGGCGAGCCGGGCACCAACGGCCAGCACGCCTTCTATCAACTGATCCACCAGGGCAGCCGGCTGGTGCCCTGCGATTTTCTCGCCGCCGCGCTGAGCCACAACGACCACGACGGCCAGCACGCCATTCTGCTGTCCAACTTCTTCGCCCAGACCGAGGCCCTGATGCGCGGCAAGACGCGGGCCGAGGTCGAGGCCGAGCTCGCGGCCGAGGGGCTGAGTAAAAGCCAGATCCGCCGGCTGGCGCCGCACAAGGTGTTTTCCGGCAACCGGCCGACCAATTCCCTGCTCTATCGCCAGCTCACGCCGCGCACCCTGGGCCGGCTGATCGCGCTCTACGAGCACAAGATCTTCGTCCAGGGCGCGATCTGGAACATCAACTCCTTCGACCAGTGGGGGGTGGAGCTGGGCAAACAGCTGGCCAAGGCGATCCTGCCGGAATTGGCCGATAATGCGCCGACCGACCGCCACGACAGCTCCACCAACGGCCTGATCAACCACTACAAGCGCCTGCTGAAATAACATGCCCGACAAGACAGCCCCCGCCATCAATCCGGACAGCATTCTCATCCCCTCGCCGCCCTCGTTGTTGATCGAACTGGAAAAACTGATCGATGCCGACGAGATCAACATCCAGGCCGTCGCCGAGCTGATCTCCAAGGATGCCGGTATCACCGCCCAGATCTTCCGACAGCTGGCTTCACCGATCTATGGCTTGAGCAAGCCGCCGGAAAGCCTGGGCAAGGCCGTCTCCCTGATCGGCCTCAAAACCCTGCATGATCTGGTGAAGACCATTTGCCTGCGCCAGGTACTCTCCGGCGATTCGCCCTTCTTCGAATGGTTTTGGGAGCGCTCGGCCGAGATCTCCAAACTGGCCGCCGCCGTCGCCTGGGCCCAGCGCACGGTGGTCAACGTCCTGCCCGAGCATGCCTATCTGGTCGGCCTGTTCCACGACTGCGGCATCCCGGTGCTGACCCTGCACAACAAGCAGTACAGCGACGCCTTCCGCCAGGGTGGCGCCTACCATTGGCCGGACATCCGCAAGGAGGACGGCAAGTTCCAGACCGATCACACCGTGGTCGGCTACCTGGTGGCCAAGCACTGGAAGCTGCCCGACTATGTCTGCCAGGCCGTGCGCCATCACCATGAGATCATCAATGCCGAGCACAAGGCCGCCACCCTGGTCGCCCTGCTGCAGATGGCCATCCATATCTACAACATCCGCAACGGCCAGGACGACAGCGAGTGGGAAGGCGAACGCGAACGGGTGCTGGACGAACTCGGCATCCTGCCGAACGAACTGCAAGAATTCGAAGAAGACATCTACGACCAGGTTCAACAGAACAAATAAGCGGCCCTCATGGACTACCTCGCCCTGCGCAACCTGCACCTTTTGACCGTCGCGGTCACCCTCGCCCTGTTCCTGCTGCGCGGCTACTGGATGCTGCGCGACTCGCCCCGGCTGCAGGCCAAGTGGCTGAAGATCGCGCCGCACACCAACGATACGATCCTGCTCGCCGCCGCCATCGGCATGCTGGTGGTAGCCGAGGTCAATCCGTTCGACCAGCCCTGGCTGATCGCCAAGATCGCAGGCCTCTTGGCCTACATCGGTCTCGGCACCGTCGCCCTGAAGCGGGGCAAGACCAAGGCCGTGCGGATCAAGGCCCTGATCGCCGCGCTCGGTGTATTCGCCTACATCGTCGCGGTGGCGCTGACCAAGCAGGTCGTACCCGGCCTGTAATTCAGCGATCGAACCAATAGCGCCGGTCGGCCTCGCGCGCCGAAACCGGTTGGATACCCTGGCCATCCAAGCGCAGCGACACCGCGCCGTCGCGGTCGGTGCGCAGCACCGTGGCGTTCAAATCGAGGTAACGCCGCACCACCTCCGGCTTGGGGTGGCCGAAGCGGTTGCGATGACCGACCGGGATCACCACCCAGCGCGGCTGCACGGCGGCGAGAAACGCCGGCATCGACGAGGTGCCGCTGCCATGATGGGGGGCGATCAGCACCTCGGCCTGCAATCGTTCCGGCACCCGCTCCAACAGACTCATCTCGCCCAGCCGTTCGATATCGGCCGGGATCAGCACGGCGCCGTGCCGTGTTGCCACCTTGAGCACGCAGCCACGGTCGTTGTCGCGGTAATGGCCGTTGCGGTAGTGGTTCGCCGTCGGATGCAGCAGCTCGAAGTGCACACCATCCCACGTCCAATGCTGGCCGGCGATGCAAGGCCGGGCCTGGCTTACCTGCCTCAGCACGTCCTGGCCCAATGGGCTCACCCATTCGGCCGGCAGGCCGGCGAAGGAGGCCAGAGCCCAACCAGGCCGGTGGCTGGCAGCCAGACTGACGGCACCGCCGCTGTGATCGCTGTCGTCATGGCTGACGATCAGGCCGTCGACCCGGTTGATGCCCTGGGCATAGAGATAGGGTGCGACGACGCGGCTGCCGGCGTCCTCGCCCGAGGCGTAGTGCGGCCCGGCATCGAACAGCAGGACATGGCCGGCAGTGCGCGCAACGATGGCCAGGCCCTGGCCGACATCGAGCACATCGAGCCAGAGCTCGCCCTCGCCTGGCCGCTCCAGGCGGGGAAACAGCAATGGCAACATGAGGACAAGCCCCAGCCAGCGGCCCGGCAGGCCGCGCGGCAGGATCAGCAGCACCGCGCCGAGCAAGGCCAGCAGCAAGGCCCAGCCGTTCGGTGCCGCGCCATGCCAGACCGGTTGCGGCAGGGCATCCAGCCAGACCAGGCCCTGCATCACCGCGGCGATCACGCCATGGGCAAGCTGGGCCAGCCAGTCGACAGGCAGCACCGAGGCCAGCAATACCAAGGGCACGGCCAGCCAGCTGATCAGCGGAATGGCGAAGGCGTTGGCCAACGGGGAGATCAATGAGACCT encodes:
- a CDS encoding HDOD domain-containing protein: MPDKTAPAINPDSILIPSPPSLLIELEKLIDADEINIQAVAELISKDAGITAQIFRQLASPIYGLSKPPESLGKAVSLIGLKTLHDLVKTICLRQVLSGDSPFFEWFWERSAEISKLAAAVAWAQRTVVNVLPEHAYLVGLFHDCGIPVLTLHNKQYSDAFRQGGAYHWPDIRKEDGKFQTDHTVVGYLVAKHWKLPDYVCQAVRHHHEIINAEHKAATLVALLQMAIHIYNIRNGQDDSEWEGERERVLDELGILPNELQEFEEDIYDQVQQNK
- a CDS encoding SirB2 family protein; this translates as MDYLALRNLHLLTVAVTLALFLLRGYWMLRDSPRLQAKWLKIAPHTNDTILLAAAIGMLVVAEVNPFDQPWLIAKIAGLLAYIGLGTVALKRGKTKAVRIKALIAALGVFAYIVAVALTKQVVPGL